The following proteins come from a genomic window of Methylorubrum populi:
- a CDS encoding cobalamin-binding protein: MRRFPPERIVCLTEETVETLYLLGEDRRIVGVSGYAVRPPQVRREKPRVSAFTSADLPKILALDPDLVLAFSDLQAEIVANLARAGVAVHLFNQRDMAGCLAMIRTLGALVGAADRAEALARSYEDRLAQVAAESAGRPRLKVYFEEWDEPMISGIGWVSDLIGHAGGQDVFPHLSRQQAAKDRIVTAEQVIAAAPDVILASWCGKRVNVERIRARPGWARIPAVAAGRIHEIKSPLILQPGPAALTDGFDAIRAALAL, from the coding sequence ATGCGCCGCTTCCCGCCCGAACGCATCGTCTGCCTCACCGAGGAGACCGTCGAGACGCTCTATCTGCTGGGCGAGGATCGCCGGATCGTCGGCGTCTCGGGCTACGCCGTGCGCCCGCCGCAGGTGCGGCGGGAGAAGCCGCGGGTCTCGGCCTTCACCAGCGCGGACCTGCCCAAGATCCTCGCCCTCGACCCCGACCTCGTCCTCGCCTTCTCCGATCTCCAGGCGGAGATCGTCGCCAATCTCGCCCGGGCGGGCGTGGCGGTCCACCTGTTCAACCAGCGCGACATGGCCGGGTGCCTCGCGATGATCCGCACGCTCGGCGCACTGGTCGGCGCGGCGGATCGGGCTGAGGCGCTGGCGCGCTCCTACGAGGATCGCCTCGCCCAGGTCGCCGCCGAGAGCGCGGGCAGGCCGCGGCTCAAGGTCTATTTCGAGGAATGGGACGAGCCGATGATCTCCGGGATCGGCTGGGTCTCCGACCTGATCGGCCATGCCGGCGGTCAGGACGTCTTTCCGCATCTGAGCCGGCAACAGGCGGCAAAGGACCGGATCGTCACCGCCGAGCAGGTGATCGCAGCGGCACCCGACGTGATCCTCGCCTCCTGGTGCGGCAAGCGCGTCAATGTCGAGCGCATCCGCGCCCGCCCCGGCTGGGCGCGCATCCCGGCAGTGGCGGCGGGGCGCATCCACGAGATCAAGTCGCCGCTGATCCTCCAGCCGGGGCCGGCGGCGCTGACGGATGGTTTCGACGCGATCCGGGCGGCTCTCGCGCTGTGA